The following proteins are encoded in a genomic region of Oryza brachyantha chromosome 11, ObraRS2, whole genome shotgun sequence:
- the LOC102704748 gene encoding endonuclease III homolog 1, chloroplastic-like isoform X2 → MPLALLARAALFCSVAMPPTTRSSRMLRAAHAELNPDVKEVKCESSISFELSKPEVVSSVKRKNVKRVLEVTEENLKKKVGIVPDIEDFRYGKASPSLVRLEKKVRVSSVIKAGAPENWEAILKGIKNMRLSGEAPVDTKGCEKAGSLLPPKERRFAVLVSTMMSSQTKDEVTHAAVERLSEKGLLEPNAIVRTDEVTLANLIKPVGFYQRKAKYIKEASKICLERFGGDIPDSLNELLALKGVMSIAWKNTQGICVDTHVHRISNRLGWVFREGTKQKTTTPEQTRISLEKWLPKDEWEPINPLLVGFGQTICTPLRPKCDMCGINNICLSAFKESSSPNPKQKKIRSS, encoded by the exons ATGCCCCTCGCTctcctcgcccgcgccgctctCTTCTGCTCCGTCGCCATGCCGCCCACCACGCGCTCCTCCAGGATGCTTCGTGCCGCCCATGCGGAGCTCAACCCAG ATGTCAAAGAGGTGAAATGTGAATCCAGTATTTCTTTTGAATTGTCCAAACCTGAAGTGGTTTCTTCCGTGAAGAGGAAAAATGTTAAGCGGGTGCTTGAAGTTACTGAGGagaatcttaaaaaaaag GTTGGTATTGTTCCTGACATTGAAGATTTTCGATATGGCAAGGCATCCCCATCTTTGG TTAGGTTGGAGAAAAAGGTCAGAGTTTCATCTGTTATAAAAG CTGGAGCTCCAGAAAATTGGGAAGCAATCCTTAAGGGTATTAAAAACATGAGGTTATCTGGCGAGGCCCCTGTAGATACAAAGGGCTGTGAAAAAGCTGGTTCTCTTCTTCCACCCAAG GAAAGGAGATTCGCAGTTCTGGTATCAACCATGATGTCAAGCCAAACAAAAGATGAAGTTACACATG CTGCTGTTGAACGTCTATCTGAGAAAGGGTTACTTGAACCGAATGCTATTGTCAGAACAGATGAGGTCACACTAGCAAATCTTATCAAACCT GTTGGATTCTATCAGAGGAAggccaaatatataaaagaagctTCTAAAATTTGCCTTGAACGTTTTGGAGGGGATATTCCAGATTCTCTGAATGAGCTTCTTGCTCTGAAAGGA gtGATGAGCATTGCATGGAAAAATACTCAGGGAATTTGTGTTGACACTCATGTGCATCGCATATCTAATCGTCTTGGGTGGGTTTTCCGAGAAGGAACAAAACAG AAAACTACAACACCAGAGCAGACAAGAATCTCTCTTGAGAAGTGGCTACCAAAGGATGAGTGGGAACCTATCAACCCATTGCTG GTTGGATTTGGGCAGACAATCTGTACTCCACTTAGGCCCAAATGTGACATGTGTGGCATAAACAACATATGTCTTTCAGCTTTCAAGGAATCGTCAAGTCCAAAtccaaagcaaaagaaaataagatccTCTTAG
- the LOC102704748 gene encoding endonuclease III homolog 1, chloroplastic-like isoform X1, with protein sequence MPLALLARAALFCSVAMPPTTRSSRMLRAAHAELNPDVKEVKCESSISFELSKPEVVSSVKRKNVKRVLEVTEENLKKKVGIVPDIEDFRYGKASPSLVRLEKKVRVSSVIKAGAPENWEAILKGIKNMRLSGEAPVDTKGCEKAGSLLPPKERRFAVLVSTMMSSQTKDEVTHAAVERLSEKGLLEPNAIVRTDEVTLANLIKPVGFYQRKAKYIKEASKICLERFGGDIPDSLNELLALKGVGPKMAHLVMSIAWKNTQGICVDTHVHRISNRLGWVFREGTKQKTTTPEQTRISLEKWLPKDEWEPINPLLVGFGQTICTPLRPKCDMCGINNICLSAFKESSSPNPKQKKIRSS encoded by the exons ATGCCCCTCGCTctcctcgcccgcgccgctctCTTCTGCTCCGTCGCCATGCCGCCCACCACGCGCTCCTCCAGGATGCTTCGTGCCGCCCATGCGGAGCTCAACCCAG ATGTCAAAGAGGTGAAATGTGAATCCAGTATTTCTTTTGAATTGTCCAAACCTGAAGTGGTTTCTTCCGTGAAGAGGAAAAATGTTAAGCGGGTGCTTGAAGTTACTGAGGagaatcttaaaaaaaag GTTGGTATTGTTCCTGACATTGAAGATTTTCGATATGGCAAGGCATCCCCATCTTTGG TTAGGTTGGAGAAAAAGGTCAGAGTTTCATCTGTTATAAAAG CTGGAGCTCCAGAAAATTGGGAAGCAATCCTTAAGGGTATTAAAAACATGAGGTTATCTGGCGAGGCCCCTGTAGATACAAAGGGCTGTGAAAAAGCTGGTTCTCTTCTTCCACCCAAG GAAAGGAGATTCGCAGTTCTGGTATCAACCATGATGTCAAGCCAAACAAAAGATGAAGTTACACATG CTGCTGTTGAACGTCTATCTGAGAAAGGGTTACTTGAACCGAATGCTATTGTCAGAACAGATGAGGTCACACTAGCAAATCTTATCAAACCT GTTGGATTCTATCAGAGGAAggccaaatatataaaagaagctTCTAAAATTTGCCTTGAACGTTTTGGAGGGGATATTCCAGATTCTCTGAATGAGCTTCTTGCTCTGAAAGGAGTTGGTCCTAAAATGGCTCATTTA gtGATGAGCATTGCATGGAAAAATACTCAGGGAATTTGTGTTGACACTCATGTGCATCGCATATCTAATCGTCTTGGGTGGGTTTTCCGAGAAGGAACAAAACAG AAAACTACAACACCAGAGCAGACAAGAATCTCTCTTGAGAAGTGGCTACCAAAGGATGAGTGGGAACCTATCAACCCATTGCTG GTTGGATTTGGGCAGACAATCTGTACTCCACTTAGGCCCAAATGTGACATGTGTGGCATAAACAACATATGTCTTTCAGCTTTCAAGGAATCGTCAAGTCCAAAtccaaagcaaaagaaaataagatccTCTTAG